One Ranitomeya imitator isolate aRanImi1 chromosome 1, aRanImi1.pri, whole genome shotgun sequence DNA window includes the following coding sequences:
- the TCN2 gene encoding transcobalamin-2 translates to MALNWRVLIILVQAIIVSVKLCEIPEGKIDLIKSLNGELLSATFDASSDANPSVYIGLRLSENHNLKKEDEYFQRLKTSMETISSSRLGIKEGEPKTGLLALQLMAQKVSCDNIDSSVRNRLFTHLKYHLHKEKENIALNGKPLSNYFQYSLGILAMCVNGKLVDRHVVHKLVLAEEQKKLGYGDTISIDTEAMAGIALLCVKRLNNYPRELVLHIKNSVKSIKDKIVESENKDGELGNLYSTPLAVQFFSALGGRKDKDTCSKAIKALMKGMEKGKFSNPMMISQLMPVLFQKSYLDVANVDCDSIINDPLLIPMSPTDDVVVGNEFIHVRLMVEGQNFNELIKVPSHSSLLDILKAAQDQNSMFSFETKNTLYGLFLTTVNNVAGYWQLLKEPNISLLEGIADYRPEDGETIILRL, encoded by the exons ATGGCTTTAAACTGGCGAGTCCTGATAATTTTGGTGCAAGCCATTATTGTATCAGTGAAGTTATGTG AAATTCCTGAAGGAAAAATTGATTTAATAAAGTCGTTGAATGGTGAGCTATTGAGTGCAACATTCGATGCTTCCAGTGATGCCAATCCCAGCGTCTATATTGGACTTCGTCTTTCTGAAAATCATAATCTGAAAAAAGAAGATGAATACTTCCAGAGGCTTAAAACTTCAATGGAGACCATTTCTAGCAG TAGATTGGGAATCAAAGAAGGTGAGCCCAAGACAGGACTGCTAGCCCTTCAGCTGATGGCACAGAAGGTGTCTTGTGACAACATAGACTCATCTGTAAGAAACAGATTATTTACACATTTGAAATATCACCTtcacaaagaaaaagaaaacataG caCTTAATGGCAAACCACTTTCTAACTACTTCCAGTACAGCCTTGGTATTCTGGCGATGTGCGTCAATGGCAAGTTAGTCGACAGGCATGTGGTCCACAAGCTCGTTCTTGCAGAAGAACAAAAGAAACTTGGATATGGAGACACAATATCAATAG ACACAGAAGCCATGGCTGGCATTGCATTGCTATGTGTAAAGAGACTCAATAACTATCCCCGTGAGCTGGTCCTGCATATAAAAAATTCTGTTAAAAGCATAAAAGACAAAATTGTTGAATCAGAAAACAAAGATGGGGAACTAGGAAATCTTTACAGCACCCCCCTTGCTGTGCAG TTTTTCTCAGCATTGGGTGGAAGAAAAGACAAAGATACCTGCTCTAAAGCAATAAAAGCCCTGATGAAGGGAATGGAAAAAGGAAAGTTCTCAAACCCCATGATGATTTCCCAGCTGATGCCTGTGTTGTTCCAGAAATCATATCTGGATGTGGCTAATGTGGATTGTGACAGCATCATAA ACGATCCCTTGCTAATCCCCATGTCACCCACCGATGATGTCGTTGTTGGTAATGAATTTATCCACGTCCGGCTGATGGTAGAAGGCCAGAATTTCAATGAGCTGATTAAAGTCCCATCACATTCCTCCCTTCTAGATATTCTGAAGGCTGCTCAAGACCAAAATTCTATGTTTTC GTTTGAAACCAAAAACACATTGTATGGACTATTCCTAACCACAGTGAATAATGTGGCAGGTTACTGGCAACTTCTGAAGGAACCAAATATTTCCTTGTTAGAAG